Below is a genomic region from Epinephelus moara isolate mb chromosome 9, YSFRI_EMoa_1.0, whole genome shotgun sequence.
ACAGTTCAGGTGTAAGCAGGGGTGTCTCTAAGATTTAAAGGACATTTGGGCCGTATGTGTCAAGGGAACCGGGGGGGGCTGCCCTTGTACTTTGATGGGATAAACAAgctttattttgatgcttttaatCAACTCTGGTACCTATTTTatattcaaagtacaaaaatgactattgtgaatcaatttacttttattgtgaattagaaaactGTTTTATGACTTTAAATGCTTTTTTCAGTTAACTAGATACATTTTCTTGCAGTAACAATGACAGAAGTGAGATGAATAGTTTGAGAACTTTATCTTGtttgataaaacacattttgacaaagtttACCTCAGgagacataatttgcagttaaaaaaaagttaataaatcacaatatatgtcatcacaatactcagcatattgtaaaatgtttaaagtcACAATAATGTTGCATCGTGACTTAAGTGTCGTGATAATATCATGTCATGGGGCTTTGGGTGATTCCCATCTCTATAGTTAAGTGCAAATTAATGTGTCTAGTGGtagtataaataatacatatgATAGATAGTAAggtcactgtaaaaaaaaaaaaaaaaaaaaatcctgttatTGAATAAAACTGGCAGCTGTGGTTGCCAGAATAATTatgtaaaaaatacagtaaaaatgtgaaCAACTGTACACGAGTTTCTGCCGAATGAGCATGACCACACTGTTATTTAACTTCCATAGGAATTACATGCAGTTGTTGCTTATTGTACACTGTGTCCCAGTTCAGTTCACTATATAATATGAAACCAACAACACTCTTTAACTGTAAATGCCTCACTATAAGTCTGtcatttaattgattttttgttgaactgaattttctatTCATTACACTGTAAAGGCATAAAATCCTGTTTTGACTCTTATTTTATATCAATTTCAGCTGTAAACTCCATAAATGTCAGCAAGTGTTTTTAATCACCAAAATTAGAAACCATTTCTATACGTCACAGGCAGATTGAGCACTTCTTAGATTATTCTATTTAACTGCACTGCCTTCCCATAGATGTTTGACGTTTACCAAAaattaaaagcaattaaaaatgaaatggacAGTGTTAGCAGTATTAGCTGTGTTAACAGGATGGACAATGTGTAATGAATACAGTAAGAGCAGTACAACATGCAGCAGATGTTTTGTTCAGTAACAAAGCAGAGGCTGGGCAGGCCCTATTGTGCTGtgtcatctttttcttttttttcgtCCCATGATGATGCTATTTGTGTACTCAGGTGTGGGATCCTTAGGCTCTTCCCACTGGGAGCTGCAAGGGGATGCCATGGTAACCACCGACCAGGTGCGCCTTACACCTGACATGCAGAGCAGGCAGGGGGCAGTGTGGAGCCGCCTTGTGAGTATACATATGCGCTGGTAAACTGCAGCAGTACTGACTTGTGATGTGCAGCTGTTAAATATCAACAACAGGATAGCTACACAGGATGCAGAATAAAGGGAGGATTAGAGGTGTTAAACAGGCTTTTACACTCAGTTGCAAGGTTATTAGGTTCACCAAGATAAAATTAATGCGGCCTAATAAAACATCCCTGCAGTGAATCCTGCCGTCATGAAGGTGTTTATAATATTTAGTCTAACCTCATCAATATAAATGCTGCTAAACTGGCAACTCAGTGCATACCAAGCAGGTCACCAAAGGCTTGGAAATATCAAAAAGATTTGTACAGAAGCCTGTTGGTAATGGGTACTGCACTGACTGTCAATGACTGTAAGTAGGTATTTACTGTATTGTTTGGAAATGGTTTCAACTGGTTTTATTCAGCCAGTAAAGTAGATATTATGTATGGGTTTGGCTTGGGGGGAGGTTTTTGCTTCCAGACAGTTCGTCTTACATCGTCTTTGCTGTAACCCTGATCTTATCTCACACCAACCAAAATAAACACCCTCATCTGCTGCCCAGGATTGTGTGAATACCTCATATCTCTGATATGCCGATGCAAATACCACCTGACTTAGCAGAAGACTTGACTGTTTATACTTACTTTGGCCACTGAGAGCCACAGTGGATCAGCTATTTCCTCTTTGATTTGTGTTTCCTCTTTCGTTGACCTCAAGGCACTCTGTGTTGCTTACACAGCACTACAGAAAAAAACTATTAGAAGTGAAACTTCAGTATAATGTCATGTTGGTCAGGTCAGTGGGGTTTTAAGGGGGCTGGGTCTTACCAAAGACCTTAACCTCACCCCTTAAAAATCTGAAATTTGAGAATCTCTTAGTGTCCCTCTTTTATGTTTATTGCCAAGTTGTTGGATTTAACAGTCTGTATTTCAGTGGCATTTTTTAACATGTGTGTCTTTCTAGCCTTGCCATCTGACGGACTGGGAGATGCAGGTGCACTTTAAGATTCACGGGCAAGGGAAGAAGAACTTGAATGGTGATGGGCTGGCCATTTGGTACACTAAGGAACGGGCGCAGAAAGGTAAAATGCAACAGGAAATACTATTCACCTAACCTAAGTTCTTATTTTGATTATAAAAACACACTATCAACACTGTCTTTTCGTTCTTTAACAGGTCCTGTGTTTGGAAATGTGGACAACTTCACTGGCTTGGGTGTGTTTGTGGACACATATCCCAACGAGGAGAAACACTTAGAGGTATGCCGGAGTAGCACTGCTGAGGTTTCTTATGTTGTGTGAAAGCACAGTAGGGTTGAGTGCAAGTTCAAGTGCAAGCCATCAACAAGTGCCCTTGCAAATTTGTGTAAAAGGGCCGTCTTTGTGTTCTTTTGTGCAACTATTTGGAGACAGGCTCAGAAGAAAAGATATACTCCTCGCACACAGGTAAACCGGCTTTTGGAACATTTGATCCCAGTCCTGCGTTTAACCTCATAATACAGCATCAGTTGGTGCTTAAGCATGCTTTTCTGACTGTAGACATGGCCTTAAGTTTGAAACAATACTGTGGTGTTTTTTGATCCCTGCATGgttgctgtgtgtttgctgtgtggtCTTCATCAGAGTAACATAAACTTCCAAGGGGTTCAATCAAAGCAATAGACCATAATAGAAATGTAGCATGCAATATGTGATATGTAAGTGAAACAGTCATTGCAAATTTATGTATTTTGACATCATAAGGAACAGTAGTCATGGTTATGAATGACAAAAGCCTCATGATATTttagacagacatctctacagtttGCATGGCACTGTTGACTGTGAAAACAGCGTCTTGTGAAAATGTCTCTGCATGATTCCAGACTTGGCTGCAAAGTGTGAGCAGCCCAGTTAAAAATCCTCTCTGACTAATAAAAAAGAATCATCACCAAGTGCTATAACAGCGTGTGATCAGGACTTATTTAAATCAAGGCTCTgtcctcatctctctcttttccctctGTGATACACAAGAGGATTTTCCCCTTCGTTCTGGCCATGGTTGGGAACGGCACCATCAGCTATGACCACGAGCGGGATGGCAGGCCCACAGAGCTTGGAGGCTGCAATGCCATGGTGCGCAACCTTAAACATGACACCTTCCTCTTCATCCGATACGTCCGCCGCAGGCTCACGGTGAGAGACTCCTTCTTCAGTTATCTACAATAACAACACTGCTCAACATACGTGGACACTTCCTCATGTCCTTAACTGTCCACCCTGTTGTTAGCATATACTGGATGGGCTGATGTGACCTACTAATATTCATTTAAGTTGGCAGAACATGCGTACAACGACCTTTTAAAGGTTTCACTGGAAAATAGATTCATATTAcaagcacagacacaaacagaccagaATAATAACAGTAGGAGGCTCCATTAATGCAGGTACAGGCAGGTACAGGGCAATTATTGAGAATGGTGTGGGAGttacacagagagaaacaaatgTTGTTGATTGTCAAAGTCTTTCCAAAGGAGCAAAGAGTAAAACTAAGATGGCGTTTTTTCAGCCTCTTAGATACATACCAAAAGTTATTACATGTCTTTGTCAGTTGAGTTGTGTGTTCATTTCTACTGAACTATtgatcataaaacacacttaagtACCCAGGACAGTGGTGATGTGATCACAGGAGCAGGAATGGGAACTAAGGACTAAACTTGAGAGTGTAGAGAGCAGAGTATTTCTAAATTGCAGCCCCATTGTCCAGGGTCTGATCCAAGAAATTGAGTGAAACTCAGAACACGTCTACATGAAGTTCATCTCCACGATTATAGCTGAttctacattttgccaaagaAAGTCATTTAGATAACTCAGTAAACCTGCTTTTGTGAACAAAACTGAGATAACCCTCTATAAGTCACTGCATTGCCTCTGTTCTTCAGGTAATGATAGACATCGACGGGCAACATGAGTGGAGGGACTGCCTGGACATACCCGGAGTGCGGCTTCCCAAAGGCTATTATTTTGGAGCTTCAGCCATCACTGGAGACCTCTCAGGTAAACGGCTTTCACTGCTTCAAACAGCTCCCCCAGTAATGGTCATTTACTGTGCCCAGTTTCACAGTACTTTATTTCCCCCTAGTTTCAAAGTCTGCCTATTTtataaggtaaaaaaaaaatattgttagaGCTCCTGGCTTAAACGGCTCCTTGAAGAGTATTTTCTGCTCCTGCTTGGCTGTGTTTGCATCAGTGATTTAGGAGAGACGGACAAAGCCTTGCATTTTGTAAGACAGACATTTACTGACAAGTGATGAATATACTGTAGCTTGTAATGCCATGACAGATACATAAACgtttttttgcaccctcaaatacattgttttctaTGTAGAAAGGCAGCAGGCGGGCTTGAAGCCAACTGCATTTTTGGAGTTTGATATTTAAATTGTCTATAcattaaaggaaataaatgaattgaTAGCAAATGGTTACACAGATTtgcagtggggtttttttcttgaTAAACACTTGCAGCTAAATTGTGAGGCCCCTTTAATCAAATATAATCACTTCTAACCAACATATATTCTGATTCTCAATTTACAGACAACCATGATATAATTTCCCTGAAACTCTACCAGCTGACGGTGTTGCGGAGTCaacaggaagaagaggaggaggaggagataacCATACCCAGTGTGGATAACTTTGAGCTCCTTAGACGTAagacacacacgcgcgcacacacacacacacacacacacacacattattgtgCAGTTAAGCCAGAGATATACTTGTGTTTAACTGCCTGTACGTGTGCACATGGTGTCCATGGTTTCCTGTGTCCATTTCAAACATTGGTTGTGCACGTCTTCAGAAAGTGACACGACCCTTCTGCAAGATGCAATACGCACATGAATAGTAGGGAGTAGTGTTAGCAGAACGAGAGAAACGTACTCGACATCGTCACAACGTGCTTGATATATACCATCTACAATGGCGCCGCTCTCACTTTTAAAACTATCTACTTGgtctcaagaatgaactgattagatgttGGTGGTCAGAGATCAAAGTTCAGGTCCCTGTGACCTCGTCCATCTTATTGTGCAGACGGGGGCCGCTACAAAACGCATTTTAGCCACATAAAAAGCCAAACTTTCAAGAATCAATATCGGTGTAAGTGAAcactatatttggaatattttcaccactttatgTTACACACTAACTGATTggggcagcggtagaccagcagttcCTGTTTCCTAAAATGACTGGCTTTAAGGTAAccgcttcagttccccatcagaaagggctgtctgacaccTAGGTAAAGCAGGGGAAATGTTCTAAATGTATCGTACACTGAAACTGAATTAGATTTTTCAAGGTGGCCCTTTTTTtcagtggctaaaaactaaTCAGTTGAGCAGCGTTTACTCAGCgccatttcatttcatgtacCTGAGGCGGGGGGTTTCTTCCTGGAAGTTATGGCAAAGATGATATGGTTCAAGTGCTCTGgtgtgccctctagtggaatCCTGAAGTAACACACGTAGTTAATTTAAAAGTAGGTGAACATGATGCAGCCTGTTGTCTACGCAAATGTGTGGTTCTAAAGCAACTATGTCTTGTCACTCTTCCTTTATCTTTTATCACATTCAATTCCAAtctctccatccatccttttTATTTCTCAACTCATTTTCTTTCACTCCTTCACTCTTTTACTCTCTGACTGTCGTCCTCTGTTTCAGTGGGTCAGACTGAAGAAGGGATGAGTGGAATAGCTATTTTCTTCACCGTGCTCTTCTCCATGCTGGGTTGCATCTTCCTCATCGTAATCGGCCTGGTGGTCTACAGCCACTGGAACGAGAGCCGACGCAAGCGCTTCTACTGAGAAAGACTTGAAAAACGACAGAGGTGGTGATTGTGATGACTACTGCGGTCCGTGGACCCAAACGCATTGAGACAGAAGTGAAACACTGCTTTGAACGCAGCAGGTTGTTTAATCCTGAGGACAACATTATTTTGACAGGAGACGGAGGTAGATGTATCACCTGCTGCAAAAAGCCATCGTCCAACTTTATCATTGGAAGTCATGAAGCAGCCCCTGCCTGACACACACCAACTGGGCCTTACCATCCCCACCTCTGTACTTGTGACACAGCACATGTGCAGAATGACACCATATGAGCAGctacgttgtttttttttgtttgtttttgttttgttttgttttttgtcaccttttttttttttttaaactaatttcaGTTGTCTGATGATTTTATGGCTTTGAGAAACACAATATGTAAATATCCAATGTGTTCCTACTCTGCAGTATGACTCGGAGCATTAGCCAAATAGCACTAAAAACCAACGATGCTATCCTTACTGTAGCTCCTTGCTAACGAAGGAtgcatctctcctcttctttgCATTAGAAAAAGCATCTCTGTGCTTTGTACTCAATCATTTTGACGCTGAGTGTATGCTATATAGTATGCTGTAAATTCTCATCCTGTTGTAGTATGCATGACATTAGTTTAGGTTATTTTTATGAATCGTCTAGGGTAatgctgttctttgtttttcatttctgctTGACCTTTTTTGTGTGCTGATGATGTAAAGCTTATGGAAACTGACCCGTCTCATTGATGCATGTGGCAAAGATTAGGGTGCTTCAGGGAAACgtttgatttaaatttttatcTTTGACAAAATTAGCTCTCATGTATCCAgatattatgtgtgtgtttgaaggaaTGGAAGTTTTGTGATCAGTTTAGAGCAAAtccttttaaatatatttaaaatagatgcgtttaaatgtcagaaatggACTCTGCACTGAAGAGAATTTTAACGACCACTCGTTTATTGTGACTACTTTCCCCCTGCTGATACTTTTTCTTTGCACATTTATAACTAAAATGATTTTGTTGTATGTAAAAACACCACCTCTGTGTTGCTGTGTCGTACATGCCTTTGCAGTGAACTGAACCAACATGCTGGTTTGCCCTCAGGTTGCCTCCTCTGGATGGAGGTGTTGACCAGCTGTTGGCGCCGCCCCCGTCTTCTCCTATATGTTCTGGAAACAGTCGCAGGCGTCATGTCAGCATCATGTATCTTTTATGTGGTGCGTTGCTTTCAGTTGTGCAATGAGTGAGGGCTTCCTCATTTCCTGTAGCCACTTTGACAACCACTCCACCTTatttatattctgtttgttttgtatgaaGACGTGTGCCTCATGTATACATccagtgatttattttgatCCATTCCTGTCTTGTGTCTTTGTCCTGGACTATTTGTATTGACTCATTAAAGACCAATCAAGACCTGATGATATTGTTCATGACCTCTGGGTGTGAAGTGGGTTATACAGTAAGTATGGCAACAACATAAGGATAGTTTCTGTCTGTGCTTCAGATAAAAATTTGAAGAATAAATTACCTTCTGATAAGTGAAAAAATGTTGTAgttaagtgaaataaaaataaagactagaaaaaattaaaacttaaacgtctttagttttagtctttgtCAAATTGGTTAAATTTGACAACACTCAAAGCATGAGGGCATGGGTGCATACGCCTATTTTGAACTTTGCCCCTGAGAAATACCCTCATATCACAATAGAAAAATACCTAAAACTAATACtgaaactaaaactaaataGTTTTAAGCAATAAAGAACTTAACTAAAACAATCAAACCCATTCTGTAAACTAAACCTCCCCCAGCATTTAaagctctcagtgtgtgtgtgtgtgtgtgtgtgtgtgtgtgtgtgtgtgtgtgtgtgtgtgtgtgtgggcaacACTGTcctatttttgatgacataacATCCTGTCAATAATTCAGGCCAACTGCCTGAGATGCCTCTCACACAGCCGTGTGATGATCTTCCAGATCAATATCTCAGCTTTGTCACGTTTGGGTGGGGTGACATTTTCACTCTCAAGTGCTTGAGGTTAATTTCTCTTCAAGCactcaaggtttttttttgtaaggcTTCACAAATGATATCATACCAGGACTGTGCAAAAGGCAGGGTTCCCACATATATTAACTAATAAATCAAAAAAAATTTtgattgtgtttttctgtattttttacctcatttcaatcattttaaGTAGATTTTAAGACATACATTATTTACCACACACGTCCCATGTACCTGCAGATAAGCAAACTGCTAACTCTTCTTTACTTTATTTACTCACAGGACATAGATAGGAGATATCAATGCAATTTGACATGTGTTTGAATTATATTTTTGACACACCtctatgcatttatttcttgttaGGCAATCAATTGTTTTATGGACATGTCTTATAATTACTTTGGAACCTTCCCTGAACCTGAGCGTAGGCTGTACCTTAAAAAATTAGGGTTAATCACCGTCATCTTCCTCCAGTCCTCTCCTGTCGAATGTATTTCGTGTGATGTTGGACATTAGATTTTTATGAACATAATAGCCAAAACAATGTCTATTCAAAACTTTCCCAAACATTCTGTTAATTCCAAACTAtatccaggcctggaatttcatAACATTTCCAGTtatccatgactgtgggaaccctgaaaaGGCTACTTGAGGTTAGATGGATTAAATCAAGGGATTTTGAGTcaaaaaaaatgacaagagTTAGTCAGCTGAGTGCCAATCTTtgttttattacaaaaataaaatacaaatgatGACCCAACGAGTACACAGCAGACTTCTTACGAAACCCAAAGCCTTTTTTATCTATCATTCAGTGCtttaaattttctctttttttccactttacTCATTTTGGCTTGTTTTAAGTTATTaggaaaacaatgtaaaaagagtctgttgtgtgtttgtaaatgccTGCTTCCTTCTCACACTAAGATGTTTCtcattttggcaaaaaaaaaaaaaaaaaatccacatagCTCAACCATGGCACCTTCATCTGTTTGGTATCATCTATGGTTGAGGATAAAAGTACAGTTTACAAGTTGTTGGACAGGAACGATGACACTGATGAGCTCAGGGTGTTCCTGTTTGAGCCTAAATGTCTAATGTAAGCCAACTGTGTTCCATGTTGAGGTCTTTCATGTGTATAATATATAAAAGTTCTGAAATTGTGTTGTACTAACTGAGGATTAAAAGGCAACAGTCAGTGAAACTTCATCGAGatggaaaaagaagaaagctgTTGCtttaactggaaaaaaaaacccaacacatCGAATTAGTGCACCAAAAATGACGGATGGAAAAGTGGCAAACAGTTTAAAGATATCAAACATGAGTTAAtccaacaaaaacaatatattcAACTTTTCCCTCCGGCTTAAACAACTCATAATAATGTGGTTTATCCATAAGTCCAGAGTACAAAGTGTTAGTGGTTGAGGAGGCAGGCGGGGAAAAGCCAAAAagagggtgaaaaaaaaaaaggatatatAAACTAGAATGGCTTTTAACTCAAGCCCCTCCGCTGACACTGAAGCATACATACTCACCACATCATTGCAGTAGCAttacaagtatttttttttacaacttttcttaaacaaatacatgtacacacacatcaacCAAAGATTACAGTACAGTGCAGTGCCACAAGTACTGAGAGTTATATTGCTTGTACTGGTGCCCACAAACAaatgacagagagagtgagaaaaagGGATCGCAGCATATAACAGTATGTTTTTGCATAGCCTAGTTAAGTACAATAGACTACAGAGATGCGTGATGCAGAGGAAACATTACACAACACATGGGGGAGACGGTTATCATGACTGAACTGCTTTGGCTTTATGAAACAGGTGGGTCAGATAATGTGTTAATTTAAAACTCTAGCATTGCTTGTTAAAGATAACCCTGAGAGTGGGAAACCAAATCGTCatgacaaccacacacacacacacacacacacacacacacacacacacacacacacaccagtgaaaACAGTGACGATCTGTAGCGTGGAGACGACAGCAACTTTGGTAGATTATTCTGTCGACACTTCTGCATGGATGGGCGCGCCCTCCTGTTTCCAAGGGGTCTGCGTGCAGAGCGCTTGGCTACGGTTTCTGTTACCAAGACAGAGGGTAAAGTCACGGTGCGCACAGAGCCAGCGGAGCACAACTCATGTCACAACCACACATGCAGCTCGTTACACAAGAAAGAAATCATCTCATTGGGTGGAGGAGGCAGGGAATTGGAAGGAAATCGCATCACGCAACTccaatgacaaaacaaaaaaggcaaagtTAAAGCCTATAAACAAACATACAGTCACATACAATCAGCTATTGTTAAATATGAGCTCCACCACAACATGAAAGGAACATCCAAACACTGACCATGTTCCGATAGTGGATCTCGGCAACTGTGGCTTTGAATTGACAGCACAGAGGAGACTTATCACTCAGTGGAATGGATGGCTGGATGTTTGTCCACAATTGACAACTGATATAGCCCTTAATCTTGGTAAACATGTGAAAACCAGGGAGGCATAGTAGTTGTTTGGCAATGGGGAAACTATGGACCTCCAGTTCACTCATGCACAAAAGAACCCCTATCCCTCCCTCATTCCTCCCCCATCCCATATTATTTTGTCTACATACAAATAAGCATAAATGCACCTTTGCAAGAAGGTTACGACGCAGTCTCTTACTGGAGTTCATTTGTatcctccaaacacacacaggatggATCACAACAAAACcttagaaaacatttttttcctcattttcctCATGCTTTCAAGTCGGTTAATAATATCACAAACTAACTATGACCAGATccatggaacaaaaaaaaaaaaagaacgagCACGAACTC
It encodes:
- the lman2la gene encoding lectin, mannose-binding 2-like a isoform X2, producing MAAASRSYHYRELKSPFRRKIMPLTSYWTFAFLIFITSQCLADDDHEMEEFLKREYSLSKPYQGVGSLGSSHWELQGDAMVTTDQVRLTPDMQSRQGAVWSRLPCHLTDWEMQVHFKIHGQGKKNLNGDGLAIWYTKERAQKGPVFGNVDNFTGLGVFVDTYPNEEKHLERIFPFVLAMVGNGTISYDHERDGRPTELGGCNAMVRNLKHDTFLFIRYVRRRLTVMIDIDGQHEWRDCLDIPGVRLPKGYYFGASAITGDLSDNHDIISLKLYQLTVLRSQQEEEEEEEITIPSVDNFELLRLGQTEEGMSGIAIFFTVLFSMLGCIFLIVIGLVVYSHWNESRRKRFY
- the lman2la gene encoding lectin, mannose-binding 2-like a isoform X1 → MAAASRSYHYRELKSPFRRKIMPLTSYWTFAFLIFITSQCLADDDHEMEEFLKREYSLSKPYQGVGSLGSSHWELQGDAMVTTDQVRLTPDMQSRQGAVWSRLPCHLTDWEMQVHFKIHGQGKKNLNGDGLAIWYTKERAQKGPVFGNVDNFTGLGVFVDTYPNEEKHLEAQKKRYTPRTQRIFPFVLAMVGNGTISYDHERDGRPTELGGCNAMVRNLKHDTFLFIRYVRRRLTVMIDIDGQHEWRDCLDIPGVRLPKGYYFGASAITGDLSDNHDIISLKLYQLTVLRSQQEEEEEEEITIPSVDNFELLRLGQTEEGMSGIAIFFTVLFSMLGCIFLIVIGLVVYSHWNESRRKRFY